ATGGAGCGGATCTTCGCGTGCCCCTTCGGCGGCGGCGCGGGCGCGGCGCCGAAGCGGGGGGTGATGGCGTTTTCGAAGTCGATCGTGGCGCGGGCGGTGGGGTCGGTCAGCGAGTCGCCGACCACCTTGCGGACGTCGGTGTTCGGGCTGAGACCGCGCTCGGTGCCCAGGATCTTGCCCGCCTCCGGGTCGTTGACAAGGAAGTTCATCACGTCGACGACCACATCGGGGTGGCGCGTGCCGCGGAACGCGGACCAGTACATCGAAGCGCGCGCCCACTGACCCTTCGGGTCGCCGGGGTACGACACGAGGGCCAGCTCGTCCTTCGTGTTGCCCTGCAGCTCGGGCAGCTGGTTGGACCACATGAAGCTCGTCGCCGCGCGGCCGGTCGCGACCAGCTGTTTGGTCACGTCGCCGCCGTTGGCCTCCTTGATCACCGCCGGGGCGGGTGCGGCCCCGGTGTCGCGCGCGGTCTGCCACATCTCGAACCAGGTGGTCAGGTCGGCGGCGGTAAAGCCTATCTGCTTGCCCGAGTACAGCTCCTTGCCCTGCCCGCGCAGCCACAGCCACAGCGCCTTGTAGTCGGCGGACGGGTCCATCGTGCCGGCCACGCGGCCGTTGGTGGCCTCGGTGATCTGCGTGGCCCACTCGAAGAGCTGGTCGTACGTCATGCCGACCGTGGGCTCGGGGAGGTTGAGGCTGCGTACCAGCGTGCGGTTGTAGACCATCGCCGGCGTGTTCTCGGCGCTCGCGACGCCCACCTGCCGGCCGCCGACCTGCCCGTACTTGGCGAGGCTGTCGGGGAGTTTGCCGATCTCGAGCGCGCCGCTCGTCACGTACGGCGTGAGGTCGAGGGTGACCTTCCGGTCGGCGTACTCGGTCAGGTAGTTGTCGTCGATCTGGAAGAGGTCGGGCCCGTCCGGCCCGGCGGCCTGGGTGGCCAGGTTGTCGTAATACCCCTGGTTGCCCTGCCAGTGCGTCTTGAACGTGACCTTGGGATGCCGGGAGGTGTAGAGGGCGAGCGCCTTCTCCGTGATCTGGGCCCGCTTTTCGCCGCCCCACCAGAAGATGTTGATCTCGACCTTCTGATCTTGGACCTGGCTTTCGCCGGAGTCACCGCTGCACCCGCTCGCCGCGAGCAACACCGCCGCGGCCAGGCACCCGATCGCGCGCATCCCGATAGTCCGCACGGATATCGACCTTAGGGCGCGATTCCTCCCGGTGGGAGGGCCGTACGGACGACTCATGATCAGGGCCGTGCCTCTTTCGGCGTCCTTCTCAACGTGCCGGGAGGCGGCGGGCGACCGCGTGCATGGCGAGGATGGCGTAGCCGCCGAGCACCGGTACCAGTACCGGAATGATCATCATGCCCAGCGCCGCGACAAGGGCGACCACGCCGGCGCACGCCAGCACCGCTGCCGGCCTGCGCTGCCCGTCGGCCAGCGCCGCCTTCGCGGCGGCGCGCCACCCCACCCCGCCGGTCCGCCCGACCTCGACCACCGTCAGGCCGGCCAGGCCCGCGGCCGCGACAAGGATGAGCAGCGTGGGTACGGCGACTGCGACGCCGCCGGGCACGACGCCGCGGGTGATCGCGGCCAGGTTGAGCACGAGCAGGCCGCCGCCGATGGCCGCCACGAGCGCGGGAAGCATGCCCGGCACCAGCCCGCGGGCGAAGCGGCCGAGGGTCACGCGGACCCCCGGCCACCGCTCGTCCGCGGACCAGTCGTGCACGGCGGCGCTGGCGGCCGCCACCGCCGCGCCGGCCGTCACGACGCCGAGCGAGCCGACCGTGACGAGGATGCCGAGCAGCGCCAGGTCGCTGGCGTTGCGAACGGTGTCCAGCCACCCGCCGTGCACCATCCGCTGCTGGTCCTCGGCCTCCGTGGTCGCTTCGGTGGTCATCGCTTACCTCGCTTCGTCGTTCGGCGCTCGTCCGCCGTTGTGGTCGATGCCCGTAGGCTCACGACTCCGCTTAACCCTTGAGGCCGCTCGTGTTGATGCCCTCGACCAGCATGCGCTGGAAGGCGACGAAGAACAGGAACACCGGCAGTAGCGACAGCACCGACATCGCGAACATCGGCCCGATCGAGCTCTGCCCGCTGGAGTCGATGAACAGCGTCATCGCCACCGGCAGCGTGTAGTCCTTCAGGTCGGACAGGTACACCAGCTGCCGGAAGAACTCGTTCCAGGTCCAGATGAACGAGAAGATGGCGGTGGTGACGAGTGCCGGGCGGCTGAGCGGCAGGATCACGTAGCGGAAGATGCCGAAGGGGCTCGCGCCGTCGATCTTCGCCGCCTCGTCGAGCTCGCGCGGGATGCCGCGCATGAACTGGACCATCAGGAAGACGAAGAACGCCTCGGTGGCGAGGAACTGCGGCACCAGCAGCGGCACGTACGGCCAGTCGCCGCCCACCCAGCCGAACTGCTTGAACAGTATGTACTGCGGCACGGTCAGCACGTGCTGCGGCAGCAGCAGCGTGCCGATCATGATGGCGAACCAGAAGCCGCGCATCGGAAACCGCAGCCGCGCGAAGGCGTACGCGGCGACGAGGCAGGAGAAGGCGTTTCCGACCACGGTCAGCAGCGCCACCATCGTGCTGTTGAGGAAGAACCGCGCGAAGCTGACGTCGAAGTGGTTCCAGCCGTCGGTGTAGTTGCGCGGCGTGAACTCCTCCGGCAGAAGGCCGGTGTTGCTCGCGATCTCGGGCTGCGACTTGAGCGACGTGCCGACCATCCAGACAAGCGGGTAGAGCACGATGCCGAGAATCGCGATGAGCACCAGCATGCGCACCACGCCGCGCGCGACTCCGGAAGGGCGGCGGGACACCGTTATCGAGGGGGCGTCCATCAGCGGTCATCTCCATCCGAGTAGTGCACCCAGAACCGCCCGGTCGTGAAGAACACGGCGGTGATGATGCCGATCGCCAGCAGGAACACCCACGCCATCGCCGACGCGTAGCCCATCTCGTAGTCGGTGAAGCCCTTGATGTAGAGGTTGAGCGTGTACATCAGGGTGGAGTCGACCGGGCCGCCCGTGCCGTTGCTCAGCACGAAGGCCGCGGTGAATCCCTGGAAACCGTTGATGGTCTCCAGCACGAGGTTGAAGAAGATGACCGGCGAGAGCATCGGCAGCGTGACGCTGCGAAACTGGCGGAACCGGCCGGCACCGTCGACCGAGGCGGCCTCGTAGAGCTCCGTCGGCACCTGCTTGAGCCCGGCCAGGAAGATCACCATCGGCGCGCCGAACTGCCAGATGGCGAGCACCATCAGCGTCTCCAGCGCCCACGACGGGTCGTTGACCCACGGCTTGCCGTCGATGCCGAA
The window above is part of the Phytohabitans houttuyneae genome. Proteins encoded here:
- a CDS encoding ABC transporter substrate-binding protein; its protein translation is MRTIGMRAIGCLAAAVLLAASGCSGDSGESQVQDQKVEINIFWWGGEKRAQITEKALALYTSRHPKVTFKTHWQGNQGYYDNLATQAAGPDGPDLFQIDDNYLTEYADRKVTLDLTPYVTSGALEIGKLPDSLAKYGQVGGRQVGVASAENTPAMVYNRTLVRSLNLPEPTVGMTYDQLFEWATQITEATNGRVAGTMDPSADYKALWLWLRGQGKELYSGKQIGFTAADLTTWFEMWQTARDTGAAPAPAVIKEANGGDVTKQLVATGRAATSFMWSNQLPELQGNTKDELALVSYPGDPKGQWARASMYWSAFRGTRHPDVVVDVMNFLVNDPEAGKILGTERGLSPNTDVRKVVGDSLTDPTARATIDFENAITPRFGAAPAPPPKGHAKIRSMLTAAAESVQLGRRSPKQAAEQFLNQANGTLAT
- a CDS encoding carbohydrate ABC transporter permease, with amino-acid sequence MLVLIAILGIVLYPLVWMVGTSLKSQPEIASNTGLLPEEFTPRNYTDGWNHFDVSFARFFLNSTMVALLTVVGNAFSCLVAAYAFARLRFPMRGFWFAIMIGTLLLPQHVLTVPQYILFKQFGWVGGDWPYVPLLVPQFLATEAFFVFLMVQFMRGIPRELDEAAKIDGASPFGIFRYVILPLSRPALVTTAIFSFIWTWNEFFRQLVYLSDLKDYTLPVAMTLFIDSSGQSSIGPMFAMSVLSLLPVFLFFVAFQRMLVEGINTSGLKG